Part of the Periplaneta americana isolate PAMFEO1 chromosome 4, P.americana_PAMFEO1_priV1, whole genome shotgun sequence genome is shown below.
catatttattctgcgtttaatttcctccagagtgtcatttatatttttgttactgttgctccaagatatttgaatttttccacctcttcgaaggataaatctccaatttttatagttccatttcgtacaatattctcgtcatgagacatataatatacttagtcttttcgggatttacttccaaccctatcactttacttgcttcaagtagaatttccgcgttttctctaatcgtttgtggattttctcctaacatattcacgtcatccgcatagataaaaagctgatgtaacccgttcaattccaaaccctttgtgttatcctgaactttcctaatggcatattctagagcgaagttaaaaagtaaaggtgatagtgcatctccctgctttagcccgcagtgaattggaaaagcatcagatagaaactggcgtatacggactctgctgtaagtttcactaagacacactttaattaatcgaactagtttcttgggaataccaaattcaataagaatgctatataaaacttctctcttaaccgagtcataggcatttttgaaatctatgaataactgatgtactgtacccttatactcccatttttctccaatatatgtcgaatacaaaaaatctgatcaatagtcgatctattacgcctgaaaccacactgatgatccccaataatttcatctacatatggagttaatattcTTAAAAGGAtgttcgacaaaattttgtacgacgtcaacaaaaggatgtgttttatttgtgtagaaaattatttccaacaagggtccgatgtttaattttcatttaactcaaaactaatttttatgaaatcTCTATTAACTCAAACACCGAATTGTGACACTTTTTACGTTAGATTTATTCTCAAACCATTTTGCAAAATGGGCTCAAGAATACTTCGACTGCAAAGGAAAATATTTGCGAATTGATATACAGTAAACTCCAAGTTTTTTAGGCAATGCATCGTGGTAATAGAAGCTATTAGTAAACCGACAAAACCGCCTCTTCACAGGCAAGTTGGTGAGCCCTTTTCTGAGAGCCAACCGCCACTAATAAATCTCTCTCCCTCGAGTGTATGTTTGCTGGGGGATTAAGAGTCAGTACCTAATTGCAACATAGCAATAGGAACACGTGATGAGGATACGTGGTCAGAATATTTCCACTGTCCAGACTATAACTCCTCAGTAAATTATCACTGATACAAGCTGAGACGTGCAGAAAGCAAATGTGTACCTAATCGAAGTTTACGCAGTCATGAAGGAGAATTCACGTTGGTGCAAAAACTACTTTATTACCTCCGCAACGACCAACAGAAACCAGTTGGAGGGCGTGCGTAGAATGAGGGACTTCGGGGAGGGGGAAAAAAAGGAGATACACAGACatctttgaaatgtaattttatttacaaattagctcttttgtttcttctattataatatattatatgatagtaaagaatagaacaaaaaaaaaacaaattaaatatcgtACTCAGAAagatttattttctgtatttttgacACAGCCTAAATGACAATGTCGTGCCATTAGAGTAAAACTTAAAAAGCGATTTATTTATAGAAagacgaaaaaataaaattactttctcTAGATTATTAGAACATTCCGACCACAAACACAGTTCAAACACACCCACGCTTTAATAATGTACACTATTGTATCACCAGACAAAGGCCCGCCaactctcttttctttttctaaggTACACATCTGAAGCTATAACTTGCTAGTTGCTAGCCTTTGTCGCTTCTATAAGACCATGTAAACAGAAATCTTTCAAGACCAGTCTCGCGAGAGCAGAATCTCTTCTAGGTCGCCTCCAAACAGAGAGCTTCAGAATGGAGATGCAGTAAAAATAGGCACCCTCTATATTGATGTCGAAATTAcgactaaaaaaattaaaaagcacttTGAACTTGTAATTTTCAATCGTTCCAGCTTCGTTACAGCGTGGTTTTGCTGTCTATTGCAACGTTGCTGTCGTAAAACAAAccattttctcttttttgtcTAATTTTGGAGGGTTTCTGTTAAGGTGAATACACATGATATAGCTCTACGGATAAATTAAAATGTCCAGCTCTGATGTATGTTAAATTATTCTTGTACATATTTACTAATGAGGAAATAACAAATGTATGGCACAAATAAAACTATCTGACAAGACTTGATGCGTTCTGCTGCAGAGGGAACGGCGTCACCAGTTTGGGTGTGAACAGcgttaacagaaaaaatacgTCACGAGAAGCGGTATCACCGGCACTGTTGCGTCTCAAGTCTCCCTAGAATGACAGAACATGTCGAGTTTCCCCTGTCCCCGGCGCTGTTTCGCCAGTAGTTAGCTAGAGGGCGACACTGCCCTCTGGTCAGTCTCCGACCCCACGCCAGGGGCGCTAGGGTCGCCGGTCGGTGCGGGCGGGCTCTGGAGAGCGTTGCAGGCGCCCATGTTGGCGACATTGTTGGGAGTTTTCACTCCCGCGCAAGAAGAAGCCGGTGAAGACGTGGGAGACCGACTGGCAGTCCTCTCACTCGCCGCCACGTTCACAGTAAGGTTCGTCGCCACCGTCAGCACTTGCTGTCTCATCGAATCCGACTCGGAGAAGCAGCTCTCCGACACGGAGCCGTCGGCGGTGAACATGGAAGCGTTCGAGTGTTCTTCTCCGCTACTGGGCGACGCCAGGGGCGTCATGGGACCCACCGTGACGGATGCGGAGTCCACCCCGAGCGGGGGCTTCACTAAACTTAGTCCGTTGTTCACTTTCGTGACGGGCGTCAGCGGCGCCGGTACCTGCGGCACCGTTACGGGGGATGGCACTATCGACGCCTTCACAGGCGTGGCGGCCTGCGTCACAGGCGTAGTCTTCCCGCTGGCGGCGGACGCGTCCTTGCCATGGTGTTTGCCCT
Proteins encoded:
- the LOC138698774 gene encoding uncharacterized protein, producing MPQSGTERTVVFNIQKHDLKIGNALPIIGQWKWKRTLKVKIWFQNRRTKWKKQDNISNAEAAEHKNQSAGKQEGKHHGKDASAASGKTTPVTQAATPVKASIVPSPVTVPQVPAPLTPVTKVNNGLSLVKPPLGVDSASVTVGPMTPLASPSSGEEHSNASMFTADGSVSESCFSESDSMRQQVLTVATNLTVNVAASERTASRSPTSSPASSCAGVKTPNNVANMGACNALQSPPAPTGDPSAPGVGSETDQRAVSPSS